AGCAGGTTGCGCTGTTTGAGGATCTGGTCTGCGCAATGATGTTGCACATTCGCCAACAGGCACAGGCGCAACTGCCGGAGGCAATTACTCAGGCGGTGATTGGTCGCCCGATCAACTTCCAGGGTCTGGGCGGCGATGAAGCAAACACCCAGGCGCAGGGGATTCTGGAACGCGCGGCGAAGCGTGCCGGGTTTAAGGATGTGGTATTCCAGTACGAGCCGGTAGCGGCTGGGCTGGATTACGAAGCCACCTTACAGGAAGAAAAACGGGTGCTGGTGGTGGATATCGGCGGTGGTACGACTGACTGTTCATTGCTGCTGATGGGGCCGCAATGGCGTTCGCGTCTCGATCGTGAAGCCAGCCTGCTGGGCCACAGTGGTTGCCGTATTGGTGGTAACGATCTGGATATCGCACTGGCGTTTAAAAACCTGATGCCTTTACTGGGCATGGGAGGCGAAACCGAAAAAGGCATCGCCCTGCCGATTTTGCCGTGGTGGAATGCGGTTGCCATCAACGACGTACCTGCGCAAAGTGATTTCTACAGTAGTGCCAACGGTCGCCTGCTTAACGATCTGGTACGCGATGCCCGCGAACCGGAAAAAGTGGCCCTGTTACAGAAAGTCTGGCGTCAGCGTTTAAGCTATCGACTGGTGCGCAGCGCGGAAGAGAGCAAAATTGCGCTTTCCAGCGCAGCGGAAACCCTCGCATCGCTGCCGTTTATCAGCGATGAACTGGCTACGCTGATTAGCCAGCAGGGTCTGGAAAGCGCCCTCAGCCAACCGCTGGCGCGGATTCTGGAACAGGTGCAACTGGCGCTGGATAACGCTCAGGAAAAACCGGATGTCATCTATCTGACCGGCGGTAGCGCCCGTTCACCACTGATTAAAAAGGCTCTGGCAGAACAGTTGCCGGGCATTCCAATTGCAGGCGGCGATGACTTTGGCTCCGTCACTGCCGGGCTGGCACGCTGGGCGGAAGTGGTGTTTCGTTAATTGAAAAATGGCTCAGCAACGGCTTAAATCAGCCTGCGCCTGAGCCAGTTTTTCTGCCGCCTGACGTAACGGTTCCATCAACGGCATGGTCCGTGCAGAGGCATGGAGATGGAATCGCTGCAACTCTACCGCGCCCTCTGTCAATGCGGCTTCCAGCCGATGTCGTTTGGCGGCCATTTTCGCCATTACTGCTTGTCTGTCTACTGGCGCTACCGCTTCGTTCGGCCTGAACACAAAACGGCGTTCGCAACTCGCTTTCCAGTCGATAACTGCCTGGGTCAGATGGTCGCCAAATCCTTTCACTTGTTTAACGCCGCGCCGGGTAACATCTGCCGCTGTTTCAATACCAAAGGACCGTAACGCCGCTTTACGCGCAGGGCCAACGCCGGGAATAGAGGCAACATCAATAAAAAACCCTTCCAGAAATTTGTGTTTCTGACGATCCCGCGCGGTGTCATGAAGTGCTGTCAGAGCGCGTTTCTCTTCTTCCGGTAACCCGAGAATTTCGTCCTTCATTTTTTCGAGCATCGTCCGTTTGGCGATAAAACCTTCCAGTCCGCCCAACTGTTGGATCTGGCTGACTAAATGGTCATAATCCATTTTCGCACGATTAAATGCCTCACGGCGTTGCTGGATTTCTGCTTTGTACGCTTTGCTTGTCAGACTGCCAATAATCCAGATAGCCGCCAGCACAGGAACCAAAATAATATAACGCGGTTCTGCCTGAAGGCCGCAAAGCAGTAGAGATAACGCTGACAGTGCGATCTCAATCAGAATGATGTATTCGCGCCGTAACAGGCCTAAAGGAAGCGGCCTGCCCCCAGGTTGGAAATGAGCGGGTAATGGTAACTTTAGCGGTGGCGGTGCTACTGACGACGTTACCATCGCCCAGACTTTCGCCAGCACAAAATCCCCGCCGGTGGTAATGGCCTCTTCGCCGAGATCAATAAAATAGATAACGCCTTGATTATCCAGCGTACACCACGGGCAGTCGGTCAAATGAGCGGGGTAAACATGCATTGCCGAAACGGGACATTTCTTTAACTGTTGGCGTAGGGAATCAAGTGCCGCTACCCACGCTTTTGCCGTCGGACGCGCGGTTGCCACGCCACTTTCGGTGAATGCCTGCTGAAACATGCCTTCAACATCATCCGGTAACATCGATAGCGGAATAGATCGTGGCGGCGGTTTTAAACCACGTTGCTGATTGTCTGATGCATAGGCATAACGGAAATGGGCAATATCCTTCTCCAGCGCATTACCCGCTTCGGCAATAAGCGGCA
The DNA window shown above is from Escherichia sp. E4742 and carries:
- the yegD gene encoding molecular chaperone; translation: MFIGFDYGTANCSVAVMRDGKPHLLKMENDSTLLPSMLCAPTREAVSEWLYRHHDVPADDDETQALLRRAIRYNREEDIDVTAKSVQFGLSSLAQYIDDPEEVWFVKSPKSFLGASGLKPQQVALFEDLVCAMMLHIRQQAQAQLPEAITQAVIGRPINFQGLGGDEANTQAQGILERAAKRAGFKDVVFQYEPVAAGLDYEATLQEEKRVLVVDIGGGTTDCSLLLMGPQWRSRLDREASLLGHSGCRIGGNDLDIALAFKNLMPLLGMGGETEKGIALPILPWWNAVAINDVPAQSDFYSSANGRLLNDLVRDAREPEKVALLQKVWRQRLSYRLVRSAEESKIALSSAAETLASLPFISDELATLISQQGLESALSQPLARILEQVQLALDNAQEKPDVIYLTGGSARSPLIKKALAEQLPGIPIAGGDDFGSVTAGLARWAEVVFR
- a CDS encoding helix-hairpin-helix domain-containing protein, giving the protein MKPTLYTATGECVMPGRELGKGGEGAVYDIEEFVDSVAKIYHSPPPALKQDKLAFMAATADAQLLNYVAWPQATLHGGRGGKVIGFMMPKVSGKEPIHMIYSPAHRRQSYPHCAWDFLLYVARNIASSFATVHEHGHVVGDVNQNSFMVGRDSKVVLIDSDSFQINANGTLHLCEVGVSHFTPPELQTLPSFVGFERTANHDNFGLALLIFHVLFGGRHPYSGVPLIAEAGNALEKDIAHFRYAYASDNQQRGLKPPPRSIPLSMLPDDVEGMFQQAFTESGVATARPTAKAWVAALDSLRQQLKKCPVSAMHVYPAHLTDCPWCTLDNQGVIYFIDLGEEAITTGGDFVLAKVWAMVTSSVAPPPLKLPLPAHFQPGGRPLPLGLLRREYIILIEIALSALSLLLCGLQAEPRYIILVPVLAAIWIIGSLTSKAYKAEIQQRREAFNRAKMDYDHLVSQIQQLGGLEGFIAKRTMLEKMKDEILGLPEEEKRALTALHDTARDRQKHKFLEGFFIDVASIPGVGPARKAALRSFGIETAADVTRRGVKQVKGFGDHLTQAVIDWKASCERRFVFRPNEAVAPVDRQAVMAKMAAKRHRLEAALTEGAVELQRFHLHASARTMPLMEPLRQAAEKLAQAQADLSRC